The DNA region CGCGTTCACCCGTCGCAGCACGCCGGCGGACGAATCCTCCATCACGACTCGGATCACGATCCAGCCGAGGCGTTCCAACATCTCCAGCCGCCGGATATCGCGCACGTACTGCTGCCGGTCGGTCCGGTGCTGATCGCCGTCGTATTCGACCGCGATCATCAGTTCGGGCCAGCCCATGTCCAACCGAGCGATCGGGTAGCCGGCTTCGTCGCGCACCTCGATCTGGGTCTGGGGTGCCGGCAGGCCGTTGCGGATCAACAGCAACCGCAACGAGGTCTCCTTGGGCGATTCGGACCCCGGGTCGACGAGCGCCAGCACGGCCTCGGCCCGCCGCAGCCCGCGCACGCCCGGATGCCGAGCCGCCAACCCTTCGACCTCGGTGACCGTCACGCCGGTGGCACGCAGCAGCGCGTCGAGGGCGGCGACCGCGCGGTCGACGGGTTCGGTCCGCGCGATGTCGAACGCGGTGCGCGCGCCACTCGTGACGGGCAACCGCCCGACAAACGCGACCTCACCGGCCGGCAGTTCATCGTGACGACATCGAATCCCCTTGGGAGGACGGGTATTCGGATGTACCAGTTCAATGATCGGAGCTGTCACCCAGTGCGCGCCCAGCAGATGCGAGGCCGCCAACCCGGCCACCACCGCCGTGCGCCGCGACCAGAGCCAAGCGGCTGCGATCCTGACGTCGAGCGTCGGCGCCGTGGACTTCGCCAGGTAGACGTCCGGGAACACGCGCGCAAAACGCGTCCGGAGTTGATGGCGGTTCAGCACCCCGTCGGCAATCGCCCGGGATCCCACGAATGGCGCGGTCAAATCCATCGGCCCAGCGTGCCAATTCTCGACAATCGACGCCGACGGCCATCCACAGGCGCCCGTGCGTGCGCCGAGATTGCATCGTGGGCCTCCAGATTGCATTCCCGGCCCTGACATTGCCCCCAGGGCGGAAATCCGCGCGGATTTACGCCGTCAGCTCAAGCTGAGGGCCGTGAGTGCAATCTCGAACGCCGGGGGCACCCACGCGCACCCGCCCAAACCTCAGGGCGCGGGCACCATCGCCAGCTGTCGGGTCTGCACCACGATGCGGCCCGTGCTGTCCACCACCAGGTGGTCCTCGTCGAACCAGTCCTGCCCAATCTGGGTGGTGGTGCACATGATTCGCAGCCAGCCATCGGCGGGCAGACCCCGCAGGTACGCGGTGAGCTGAATGGTGGGCGCCCACCCGGTGCGGCCCACCGCAAACGTGACCGGCATCGAGATGTCGCCGCACATCAGCGCGAACAACACATCGGGTGCCTCCGTCCGCGGACGCACCCACAAGCGCGTCACGGGCGATTGTCCGGCCGGCACCGACCACAGACCGGCCATGTCGGGCCGAATGTCGCATCCCGCCGCGAGGTGATTGATCTCGGCCAACGGGTGTCCCGGTCCGATCGACTCGATCTCCGCGGGCGGCTCGGGCGCCATCTCGGCCGGCACCGGGTTGGTCGACAGCAGCGGGGCCGCGTCGTGCTCGGGGGCGGCCAGCGTGACCGAGGTGCGCACCGCGACGCGCTTGCCCTGAACCAGTTCGACGTCGACGAGGCTCACGGTGCGGCCGCGCTTGCGGATCCGGGCGAGGACCCGCACCGGCCCCGGATCCGGCGCCGACAAGAAGCTCGCCGACACCGCGACCGGCGCCGGCCCCGCACCCGTGGGGTCGACCGCGAGCCCGGCCGCCTTGGCGCACAGCGCGAGCATCACCCCGCCGTGGATCTTCGGCCCGATGGTCCAGTGCAGATTCAACTCCCCATCGAAGGCCACCGCGTCGGCGTCGCCGTCGGACTCCTCGGGGGCGGCCGGGTGCAGCGTCATGGCCCGGGCGAAGCTCGCGGGTCCCGTCATCGCAGCAGATACGTTCTGGCGAACTCCAGGGACTCCTTCAGCAGCGCCTCGCGCTCGGCTTCCGACCGCGCGTCCGAGGTGGTGACCTCCAGGATCACGTGGCCATTGAAGTCGCTGGCGGCCAGCATCTGACACACCTCCACGGTGGGTTGGGTGCCGCGGCCCGGCACCAGGTGCTCATCGGCGGAGGCGCCGTTGCCGTCGCACAGGTGCAGGTGCACCAACCCCTCGCCCATCCGGTGGGCCATCTCCAGCGCGTCGGTGCCGGCGGTCGCGGTGTGGGAGAGGTCCAGCGTGTAGTGCGCGTGGTTGCCGTCCAGCGGGTCGTAGGACGGCGCGAACGCCGAGATCCCCGCCCCGGGCCCGCCGCCGCGTTTGCGCATCCGCTCGATCGATGTCTGGCCGGCCCCGAACAACCGGTCGGCCCGGAACGGGAACATGTTCTCCACGGCCACCAGGATGCCGCTGGTCGCCTCGAGCTCGGCCACCTGGGTGCTGAACCCCTCGGCATACCGCCGCTGCCATCGG from Mycolicibacterium sp. MU0053 includes:
- a CDS encoding thioesterase family protein, which translates into the protein MTGPASFARAMTLHPAAPEESDGDADAVAFDGELNLHWTIGPKIHGGVMLALCAKAAGLAVDPTGAGPAPVAVSASFLSAPDPGPVRVLARIRKRGRTVSLVDVELVQGKRVAVRTSVTLAAPEHDAAPLLSTNPVPAEMAPEPPAEIESIGPGHPLAEINHLAAGCDIRPDMAGLWSVPAGQSPVTRLWVRPRTEAPDVLFALMCGDISMPVTFAVGRTGWAPTIQLTAYLRGLPADGWLRIMCTTTQIGQDWFDEDHLVVDSTGRIVVQTRQLAMVPAP
- a CDS encoding sugar phosphate isomerase/epimerase family protein, producing the protein MRPAIKVGLSTASVYPLRTEAAFDYAARLGYDGVELMVWAETVSQDIDAVQELSERYNMPVLSVHAPCLLISQRVWGPNPIAKLDRSVRAAEQLGAQTVVVHPPFRWQRRYAEGFSTQVAELEATSGILVAVENMFPFRADRLFGAGQTSIERMRKRGGGPGAGISAFAPSYDPLDGNHAHYTLDLSHTATAGTDALEMAHRMGEGLVHLHLCDGNGASADEHLVPGRGTQPTVEVCQMLAASDFNGHVILEVTTSDARSEAEREALLKESLEFARTYLLR